The Raphanus sativus chloroplast, complete genome genome contains the following window.
GGCCCGAGCCATCAGTGAGATACCACTCTGGAAGAGCTAGAATTCTAACCTTGTGTCAGTACCTACGGGCCAAGGGACAGTCTCAGGTAGACAGTTTCTATGGGGCGTAGGCCTCCCAAAAGGTAACGGAGGCGTGCAAAGGTTTCCTCGGGCCGGACGGAGATTGGCCCTCGAGTGCAAAGGCAGAAGGGAGCTTGACTGCAAGACCCACCCGTCGAGCAGGGACGAAAGTCGGCCTTAGTGATCCGACGGTGCCGAGTGGAAGGGCCGTCGCTCAACGGATAAAAGTTACTCTAGGGATAACAGGCTGATCTTCCCCAAGAGCTCACATCGACGGGAAGGTTTGGCACCTCGATGTCGGCTCTTCGCCACCTGGGGCTGTAGTATGTTCCAAGGGTTGGGCTGTTCGCCCATTAAAGCGGTACGTGAGCTGGGTTCAGAACGTCGTGAGACAGTTCGGTCCATATCCGGTGTGGGCGTTAGAGCATTGAGAGGACCTTTCCCTAGTACGAGAGGACCGGGAAGGACGCACCTCTGGTGTACCAGTTATCGTGCCCACGGTAAACGCTGGGTAGCCAAGTGCGGAGCGGATAACTGCTGAAAGCATCTAAGTAGTAAGCCCACCCCAAGATGAGTGCTCTCCTATTCCGACTTCCCCAGAGCCTCCGGTAGCACAGCCGAGACAGCAACGGGTTCTCCGCCCCTGCGGGGATGGAGTGACAGAAGTTTTGAGAATTCAAGAGAAGGTCACGGCGAGACGAGCCGTTTATCATTACGATAGGTGTCAAGTGGAAGTGCAGTGATGTATGCAGCTGAGGCATCCTAACAGACCGGTAGACTTGAACCTTGTTCCTACATGACCTGATCAATTCGATCAGGCACTCGCCATCTATTTTCATAGTTCAACTCTTTGACAACACGAAAAAACCATTGTTCAACTCTTTGACAACATGAAAAAACCAAAAATTCTGCCCTTCTATCCAAAGGATGGAGGGGCGGAGGCCTTTGGTGTCCACTCCAGTCAAGAATTGGAGCCTCACAATCACTAGCCAATATGCTTTTCTCGCATGCCTTTCTTCGTTCATGGTTCGATATTCTGGTGTCCTAGGCGTAGAGGAACAACACCAATCCATCCCGAACTTGGTGGTTAAACTCTACTGCGGTGACGATACTGTAGGGGAGGTCCTGCGGAAAAATAGCTCGACGCCAGGATGATGAAAAGCTTAACACCTCTCATTCTTATTACTTTTTCATATTGAAAAAAAATGAAAAATGAAAAGGTTGTCTTATTCAAAACCCCAATTATGAAATCCCTTCTATCCCACTTCACACCCCGGAACGCACCGTTCTTATAGAGAGAAAGGCACTTTCACATCTTCTTAACCCGAAATGGCTGGGGAGAGGAAAGGTTCCTTTTTTTGTAGGGTACTCCTGGGAACAGATCCAGTGGAGACGGGGTGGGGCTTGTAGCTCAGAGGATTAGAGCACGTGGCTACGAACCACGGTGTCGGGGGTTCGAATCCCTCCTCGCCCACAACCGGCCCAAAAGGGAAGGACCTTTCCCTCCGGGGGGGTAGGAAAATCATGCTCGGGATAGCGGACTCAAAGCTATGGAACTTGGTTGGGGATGGGTCTTTTGTCGAAATAGAGTGGAGTGGCCTTCTTTTTTATTTGAATTTAGATATATATATCTATTATATCTATCGCTTATTTTTTTTACATATAGTATTTTTAACGGCCGAATCAGCATATTTTTCGAAGCCCCGTAACTCTTCCTCAGCCAGGCTTGGGCAGAATAGCAGAGCAAGTACAAGTATTAGTAGCATAGAAAAAATGCGTTCCTCATCATTAAGTCATTAAATTAATATGTTTGCGCGCGGTAATTGTGAACTCTCGGGAGAATCGATGACTGCATCTTTGATGCACTTGTTAGTACACCTGCAAATTCTGAATTGGCTAGTTGTAAATAGCCCCAGGACTATGGAATAAAGGATTATCCCGGACCTACACCGAGGTATTGACGTTGATTCTCAAATATCACAGAACAGAATGTGATACGATGAGATAGAATGCAATAGAAACAAAGACACAGGGAACGGGTTACCTACTCTTACATTCTGAATTCTTGAATTCGGAATGAATCAAATCTCCCCAAGTAGGATTCGAACCTACGACCAATCAGTTAACAGCCGACCGCTCTACCACTGAGCTACTGAGGAACAACGGGAGATTAGATCTCATAGAGTTCAATTCCCGTTCTCAACCCATGACCAATATGAACTCGAAGTTTCCTTCGTAACCCCCGGAACTTCTTCGTAGTGGCTCCGTTACATGCCTCATTTCATAGGGAACCTCAAAGCGGCTCTATTTCATTATATTCCATCCATATCCCAATTCCATTCATTTAATATCCCTTTGGTGTCATTGACATAAGAGATGTCGTTTCTAGTCTATCTCTTTCTATTTCTATATATGGAAAGTTGCAAAATCATCATATAATAATCCAGAAATTGAAATAGAAAAGAAAAAAGGGAGGTTTGTGATGGTTTTTCAATCTTTTATACTAGGTAATCTAGTATCCTTATGCATGAAGATAATCAATTCGGTCGCTGTGGTCGGACTCTATTATGGATTTCTGACCACATTCTCCATAGGGCCCTCTTATCTCTTCCTTCTCCGAGCTCGGGTTATGGACGAAGGAGAAGAAGGAACCGAGAAGAAAGTATCAGCAACAACTGGTTTTATTGCGGGACAGCTCATGATGTTCATATCGATCTATTATGCGCCTCTGCATTTAGCATTGGGTAGACCTCATACAATAACTGTCCTAGCTCTACCGTATCTTTTGTTTCATTTCTTCTGGAACAATCACAAACACTTTTTTGATTATGGATCTACTACCAGAAATGAAATGCGTAATCTTCGCATTCAATGTGTATTCCTGAATAATTTCATTTTTCAATTATTCAACCATTTCATTTTACCAAGTTCAATGTTAGCCAGATTAGTCAACATTTATATGTTTCGATGCAACAACAAGATGTTATTTGTAACAAGTAGTTTTGTTGGTTGGTTAATTGGTCACATTTTATTCATGAAATGGGTTGGATTGGTATTAGTCTGGATACAGCAAAATAATTCTATTAGGTCTAATGTACTTATTAGATCTAATAAGTATAAGTTCCTTGTGTCAGAATTGAGAAATTCTATGACTCGAATCTTTAGTATTATCTTATTTATTACCTGTGTCTACTATTTAGGCAGAATACCATCACCCATTTTTACTAAGAAACTAAAAGGAACCTCAGAAACGGGTGGGACTAAACAGGACCAAGAGGTATCCACCGAAGAAGCTCCTTTTCCTTCTCTTTTTTCGGAAGAAAGGGAGGATCTGGACAAAATCGATGAAATGGAAGAAATCGGAGTGAATGGAAAAGACAAAATTAATAAGGATGATGAATTCCACGTTCGAACATACTATAACTATAAAACAGTTTCTGAAAATCGAGATGGAAATAAAGAAAATTCGAATTTAGAATTTTTCAAAATAAAAAAAAAAGAGGATCATTAAAAAAATCAATACATAGCACAAATACAAGAACAGATAAGAAGAGATGCGACTTCCACCTATATATTTTGTTACTTCTCCTACAAAGAAACTTGTAATACCTACTCCATTTGTAATTCCATCAATGATTCGTTTATCAAAAAAATTCGTTTGTTTTGCTAATTTTCTTATACTTTCAGTTAAAGATTTTTTAAAAAAAGTATCTATGTAACCACGATTATATGACCAATTATATACAAAATTGATTGGTTTTTCCCACCTAATTCTTTTAGAACTCCACTTTTGAAATGAATTAAGTAAGGTTAAATTTAATTTAGATGAATAAAAAGGCTTATATAAACAGTATGCTATAAATATTCCAAACAAAGCTATACTGACTGAAAAAATTGCATTTTTCAAAAATTCATACCAATCTACAAAATTTTCTGAATTGGTATGCAAAAGGTTTATCGACGGCGTTAATAATTTTGATAATATATCAAAGTCTATTCCTTCTTGATTGAAAGGAATTCCTATGGCTCCAATAAACAAAGTAAATAAAAGCAATACAAGCATAGGAAATAGAATAGTATTGTCTGATTCATGGGGATAATAGAAAGTTCTTGTATTAAGTCCAAAATTTTCAACAGTAATAAAAGTTTGATTTCTTACATTATTACTAATTTTATATGTTTTATTGCCAAAAAAAGAAGCTCTTTTCGTATTATTCATTGTTAATAATGGTACTAACCCAAAATTTCTATTAAGTTTGTTATCTTCTTCTTTACCCCATAAAGAGATTGAATAGAAGGAGCGACTTTTTTTTCCACTATAATTTATAAAATAAGTGTTTAAATGTCCTTCAAAAGTAAGTAAATAAATCCGAAACATATAAAATGCGGTTAATCCCGCTGTTGAACAAGCTATTATTGCAAAAATTGGCGAAAATAACAAACTATCATTAAGAATTTCATCTTTAGACCAAAAACAAGCAAGGGGGGGAATACCACAAAGTGAGAGTGTTCCTACTAAAAAGGCAGTTTTTGTAATCGGCACGTGTTTTGTTAAACCACCCATAAGAATCATATTCTGACTTTTATCAGGAGAATATCCAACTATAGCTTCCATTGAATGAATAATGGATCCAGATCCTAAAAACAACAAAGCTTTCGAATAAGCATGAGTAATCAAATGAAATAAAGCGGATCTATAAGACCCCATACCTAGAGCTAACATCATATAACCCAGTTGAGACATTGTAGAATAGGCTAAACCTCTCTTAATATCTTTTTGAGCAAGAGCTAAAGTGGCTCCTAAGAGTACTGTTATTATACCTATCAAAGATATTATATACATTATAGAAGGGATAACTATAAAAAGAGGAAGAAGACGAGCTACAAGAAAAATTCCCGCCGCTACCATAGTAGCAGCATGTATAAGAGCCGAAATAGGAGTAGGGCCCTCCATGGCATCCGGCAACCATACATGAAGAGGAAATTGTGCAGATTTAGCAATAGGACCCACAAATAATAGAAATGCACACAAAGTAAGGAATAAGAGATTTATTCTATTATTTAAAATTAAATTATTGAATATTTCGAACAAATCTTGAAATTCGAAACTGCCAGTTATCCAATAAAGACCTAAAATTCCTAATAATAAACCAAAATCCCCTACACGATTGGTTACAAAAGCTTTTTGACAGGCATTCGCTGCAATAGGTCGTGTGAACCAAAAACCTATTAATAAATACGAACACATTCCAACTAATTCCCAAAAAAAATAAACTTGGATCAAATTAGAACTAGTAACTAATCCTAACATTGAAGTATTAAAAAAACCCATATAAGCAAAAAACCTCAAATATCCTTGATCATGAGACATATAATTATCACTATAAATCAGAACCAAAATTCCAACAGTTGTAATTAATATTGACATAATAGAAGTAAGTGGATCAATAAAGTAACCGAACTCAAAAGAAAATTCATTATTTATGGTCCAAGACCATACATTTTGATGAATGCAACTTATAAAAATTTGTTGAATAGATAGATAGAGCGAAAAGATCATAACTATACTTAACAAAAAAATACTCAGAAACGTCCACATACGTCGAAGGTTTTTTGTTGCTGTCGGAAAAAGTAGAAGTCCAGCTCCGAGTAAAATAGGTACTGGAAGTGGAATGAAAGGGATGATCCATGAATATTGATATGTATGTTCCATAAAATAAAAAACCCTTTTTATTTTATTCTTAAATTTATTATTTCTTATTCACTGGTTTGTATATATATATATTTTTTTCAAAGGGGATAATAAAAAGGCGCATTATTTCAAACTTAAATAGAAATTTTTTCGAATTAGTATAATCCTTCATAAACCTTTGATTGAAAAGAAATATATATTCAAATCAAAAAATTAGAAGTTATTAAATAATATTACTAAGTTACTGTAAAAAAACGATTTGTCTTTTTTTTTTTTACTACTAAATAAAATTGTGATTTT
Protein-coding sequences here:
- the ycf1 gene encoding Ycf1 encodes the protein MMVFQSFILGNLVSLCMKIINSVAVVGLYYGFLTTFSIGPSYLFLLRARVMDEGEEGTEKKVSATTGFIAGQLMMFISIYYAPLHLALGRPHTITVLALPYLLFHFFWNNHKHFFDYGSTTRNEMRNLRIQCVFLNNFIFQLFNHFILPSSMLARLVNIYMFRCNNKMLFVTSSFVGWLIGHILFMKWVGLVLVWIQQNNSIRSNVLIRSNKYKFLVSELRNSMTRIFSIILFITCVYYLGRIPSPIFTKKLKGTSETGGTKQDQEVSTEEAPFPSLFSEEREDLDKIDEMEEIGVNGKDKINKDDEFHVRTYYNYKTVSENRDGNKENSNLEFFKIKKKEDH
- the ndhF gene encoding NADH dehydrogenase subunit 5, translated to MEHTYQYSWIIPFIPLPVPILLGAGLLLFPTATKNLRRMWTFLSIFLLSIVMIFSLYLSIQQIFISCIHQNVWSWTINNEFSFEFGYFIDPLTSIMSILITTVGILVLIYSDNYMSHDQGYLRFFAYMGFFNTSMLGLVTSSNLIQVYFFWELVGMCSYLLIGFWFTRPIAANACQKAFVTNRVGDFGLLLGILGLYWITGSFEFQDLFEIFNNLILNNRINLLFLTLCAFLLFVGPIAKSAQFPLHVWLPDAMEGPTPISALIHAATMVAAGIFLVARLLPLFIVIPSIMYIISLIGIITVLLGATLALAQKDIKRGLAYSTMSQLGYMMLALGMGSYRSALFHLITHAYSKALLFLGSGSIIHSMEAIVGYSPDKSQNMILMGGLTKHVPITKTAFLVGTLSLCGIPPLACFWSKDEILNDSLLFSPIFAIIACSTAGLTAFYMFRIYLLTFEGHLNTYFINYSGKKSRSFYSISLWGKEEDNKLNRNFGLVPLLTMNNTKRASFFGNKTYKISNNVRNQTFITVENFGLNTRTFYYPHESDNTILFPMLVLLLFTLFIGAIGIPFNQEGIDFDILSKLLTPSINLLHTNSENFVDWYEFLKNAIFSVSIALFGIFIAYCLYKPFYSSKLNLTLLNSFQKWSSKRIRWEKPINFVYNWSYNRGYIDTFFKKSLTESIRKLAKQTNFFDKRIIDGITNGVGITSFFVGEVTKYIGGSRISSYLFLYLCYVLIFLMILFFFYFEKF